One window of Triticum dicoccoides isolate Atlit2015 ecotype Zavitan chromosome 5A, WEW_v2.0, whole genome shotgun sequence genomic DNA carries:
- the LOC119303860 gene encoding protein NRT1/ PTR FAMILY 5.7-like — MTKHHQHLGLSFRHGAEEERWVDDSSVDHRGRPPLRAATGSWKAAMFIILIEFSERLSYFGIATSLMIYLTKVLHQDMKVAAENSNYWMSVTTLMPLLGGFLADSYLGRFRTVLYSTVVYLLGLVLLAVAQLTPGLRPAGGSVPRIHETLFFVGIYLVSVGTGGHKPALESFGGDQFDDGHTGERLQKMSYFNWWNCALCSGVLLGVTVVVYVQERVGWGAATVLLAAVMGCSLVVYLAGWRTYRYRVPQGSPLTPMLRVVVAAVRKRRLRLPTDVGELHEEDGGKKRLLCHTDQLRCLDKAAIVEHDGEGRRGAWRLATLTQVEETKLVVSMVPIWVATLPFGITTAQVSTFFVKQGSVMDRRMGAHFVLPPASIFALAAVAMIATVALYDKVLEPCLRRVTGTERGLSVLRRIGVGMALAVVAMAVAAVVERRRLHSTATMSVFWLVPQFALMGVADGFALVGLQEYFYDQVPDSMRSLGIGLYLSVIGAGSFLSSLVIAAADHVSSHGGRRDGWFGKDLSRSRLDLFYWLLAAISAVNLGFYVLVAARYSYKQTVKAKRVSASDVECATAVAA, encoded by the exons ATGACCAAGCACCACCAGCACCTGGGTTTAAGCTTCCGCCATGGCGCCGAGGAGGAGCGGTGGGTGGACGACTCCTCCGTCGACCACCGCGGCCGCCCGCCCCTCCGCGCCGCCACCGGCTCCTGGAAGGCCGCCATGTTCATCATCC TGATCGAGTTCAGCGAGCGGCTGAGCTATTTCGGCATCGCCACCAGCCTCATGATCTACCTCACCAAGGTGCTGCACCAGGACATGAAGGTCGCCGCCGAGAACTCAAACTACTGGATGAGCGTCACCACGCTCATGCCGCTCCTCGGGGGATTCCTCGCCGACTCATACCTCGGCCGCTTCCGCACCGTCCTCTACTCCACCGTCGTCTACCTCCTTGGCCTCGTCCTGCTGGCCGTGGCGCAGCTGACGCCGGGTCTCAGGCCGGCCGGCGGCTCGGTGCCCCGGATCCACGAGACGCTCTTCTTCGTCGGGATCTACCTCGTGTCCGTCGGCACCGGCGGCCACAAGCCGGCGCTCGAGAGCTTCGGCGGTGACCAGTTCGACGACGGCCACACCGGGGAGCGGCTGCAGAAGATGTCTTATTTTAACTGGTGGAACTGCGCGCTCTGCTCCGGGGTCCTGCTCGGGGTCACCGTCGTCGTGTATGTCCAGGAGCGTGTCGGATGGGGCGCCGCCACGGTGCTGCTCGCTGCAGTCATGGGGTGCTCCCTCGTGGTGTACCTCGCGGGGTGGCGGACGTACCGGTACAGGGTGCCGCAGGGCAGCCCGCTCACGCCGATGCTGCGGGTCGTCGTGGCCGCCGTCAGGAAGCGGCGCCTTCGGCTGCCAACCGACGTCGGCGAGCTGCACGAGGAGGAcggcggcaagaagaggctgcTCTGCCACACCGACCAGCTCCGGTGTCTCGACAAGGCGGCAATCGTGGAGCATGATGGCGAGGGGCGGCGCGGGGCGTGGCGGCTGGCCACGTTGACGCAGGTGGAGGAGACGAAGCTGGTGGTGTCGATGGTGCCCATCTGGGTGGCCACGCTCCCGTTCGGCATCACGACGGCGCAGGTGTCCACCTTCTTCGTCAAGCAGGGCAGCGTGATGGACCGGCGCATGGGCGCCCACTTCGTGCTCCCGCCGGCGTCCATCTTCGCGCTGGCCGCCGTCGCCATGATCGCCACCGTGGCGCTCTACGACAAGGTGCTGGAGCCGTGCCTGCGCCGCGTGACTGGGACGGAGCGCGGGCTCAGCGTCCTTCGTCGCATCGGCGTCGGCATGGCGCTGGCCGTGGTGGCCATGGCCGTGGCCGCGGTCGTCGAGCGTCGCCGGCTGCACTCCACCGCCACCATGTCGGTGTTCTGGCTGGTGCCGCAGTTCGCGCTGATGGGCGTGGCCGACGGGTTCGCGCTGGTGGGCCTGCAGGAGTACTTCTACGACCAGGTGCCCGACAGCATGCGCAGCCTGGGCATCGGGCTGTACCTGAGCGTGATCGGCGCCGGGAGCTTCCTGAGCAGCCTGGTGATCGCGGCGGCGGACCACGTGAGCTCGCACGGCGGGCGGCGGGACGGGTGGTTCGGCAAGGACCTGAGCCGGAGCAGGCTGGACCTCTTCTACTGGCTGCTGGCCGCCATCTCCGCCGTCAACCTGGGCTTCTACGTGCTCGTCGCCGCCCGGTACTCGTACAAGCAGACCGTCAAGGCCAAGAGGGTGAGCGCCAGCGACGTCGAGtgcgccaccgccgtcgccgcatAG